Proteins from one Anopheles nili chromosome 2, idAnoNiliSN_F5_01, whole genome shotgun sequence genomic window:
- the LOC128728340 gene encoding uncharacterized protein LOC128728340, with protein MTTKIMKRKQKPNGTECPVSGKKPKTSDEANVAKQQPDATKRPPVSRVIKKRKINGKVETQDDAKAAIKYAENFRTKLQTGVMAMSAIRHFLQEAYTNHDLVEKYIRAGGTFKPIMDILSACEKDKLNDIADVLHLVQLVMIQSLHYDDTHANYAAKNARAIMSDYQTVICGLLQAQGDHAMICKASALRILRAILLVDCASYWRDILKLVDVSMSKMDMANCRESAVVQEGMIGDSLRTVFIEFNLAFLIDTPLEMVRMWLARPAMMHSLVVNLVFDHSENVILVMKTLQQYVLGNADIDKYNYRTAFTPDILKGLVNVYEWVGPEKQATSERAKLAVLNATEEFVYPLLTSRRCFLVPKSIDLERASPRYRQLLQGLKHTQLSEHQRKLAIGMLKMCPEVLPAALDMYGALLKFPAPENRELVKQMLLLHKPAEMIAALEPGVSAKALSSFVVKGTLPRTVLNHIRDALETRKESIPYCFEFLVLMVTRCEEYIQEIERCRTLDQFGLKKVKVDAINHILAVFPPVDRIMAAMTSHRMDRDTFRPEVALEQAMDILLVCIRCFPAYIESSSFITTYRDILQPTYRSATVEHFFLSYEFKAIKVVIALEPQSVSFESPLFPSVLKLLTKVYLNGQASMKRDATDQLLALFRNTALFDNRGTEIEFWFQAMNDIDPETVSDLVQYLAQQVALAAQSVSHKTSSKGTTHNHTLIDEAFEVETTERQYDLEELFARVEQDADEATDGSATVYDAQVQLPVTDNFFVYMFGSNTIRPKHFQRYFDGVALRYLHYLPHPEIVARALNASAGDIGKKLSASIKIVEYTREWLAGNECSLGEPEQWKQFCKLSDSFVAKDRSFILDEKTMKCWKNTRSVLLNLFHQTLFFLSRLVVSCKLTPAHLELATHYTHLFLEHLLKKNVLTEREVDELLAGIFLQRPVLFQHFTLVAQEDDPIRRLVTEFVCGLMQKLHHLPRFDRYTALYSNKIVTELMRVSLDATKAQLDGVLTEKLLGIFKLNERNCVTLLRHYAQLPVGAFVNGNHHTCHFSQLCFALNQLGAKSRQRKEHILPEDTVRGLVRIYMECGRLEGGSEAVELEQLESALHAYLSTFTHSIAYVDPALMRGFLDNSRRIGKPLVKLACFLLARSVHFQEPFLEVVGDQAAKKELVFPLLNVAFRQGILTEAMLEDDHGKQLLMQLYKEFKGPILKMLEKPNKAAVIYRENALASQMLVRLCMPRNECVDFARKKLRIEAVESFQLKALMEIYGVAMKTLEDGDVASQQTVYCNGFAVLLQCFEVMFKSISSAQYLLQQGAHLHRLNELVLAMYRWTKQLPRKQGDSMSFTSVTGSASWNTFCKTCLKFGIDTPRTSEHERRYDERLHVLPKLMAVLVGMFYTDNTPEQTDIERYYDWALTHSNFMRVFLLQHQYKPKTALVQLMYVLACKNPTVANNKHVPLLLGAYGATLSDANRYLLALLQHYERSGVQMHEFRPFLWGETAIKHFSLEAGVNGGEEPGGEAGGARPASGRTSFRTNLAEVFYLLSADKVTNTIEQYPVWRKLDACAQLPAINFDELSEQEQDGLKVAYQPTSQVERFVEHSLHKKHRASHELLEMHDIRAEMGSRTYDPAFLVPMLNYLYSNEHANMLNHGIRMGLLALPFVCLSSTDEQMQLAAGSVIVRIQSQLELTNRFIDSKFWLHLFATVQRGFEAIHASNVKRASNKQSRPPRVPFLSMIFIAETIKVLPNVLSKLHGPMTRHVLRQKVYNFRMVPNFLPLFNSNIVENNVHRMFMIRTLCLGVKSHKDFAVLRASPIINVMMGFHGSPLSNRELDQGILKLIAAMVQIPKSCQFLVDSLGFLGWLGGRIDATESFHFDTIESLVGLLSSSWYSMQLLAGCKIAQSSTQKSHARASVFFQRSVLILTLKFLPLLSTRSSSSTLIRLLNLLDKTTSPRHGYQHLMSIVSTEVLQQLMDYFENLFSEHMWCVRYVRQCGASGSDDDATVGKTLQDSGLDQTSILIVLALRRFVIRWCVLQKESPNAAVEDEEQHVEQEKDQLDGDSSSGDEEDEDVADEIDDDEAT; from the exons ATGACgacaaaaataatgaaacgtAAACAGAAACCCAACGGCACAGAGTGCCCGGTGAGTGGAAAAAAGCCGAAAACAAGCGATGAAGCGAACGTTGCAAAACAGCAGCCCGACGCAACTAAGCGCCCACCGGTTTCAAGGGTgataaagaaacgaaaaatcaacGGCAAAGTGGAGACCCAAGATGATGCGAAAGCGGCCATTAAATATGCGGAAAATTTCCGCACAAAACTACAAACTGGCGTGATGGCGATGAGCG CAATTCGACATTTCCTACAGGAAGCGTACACGAATCACGATCTGGTCGAGAAGTACATACGCGCAGGTGGTACATTTAAGCCGATAATGGATATATTATCTGCCTGCGAGAAGGACAAACTGAATGATATCGCCGACGTGCTTCACCTGGTTCAGCTGGTGATGATTCAGAGTCTGCATTACGACGACACACACGCTAATTACGCGGCTAAGAACGCACGAGCCATAATGTCCGACTACCAGACAGTGATCTGTGGTTTGCTACAAGCCCAGGGTGATCATGCGATGATCTGCAAGGCGTCAGCACTGCGCATCCTGCGGGCAATCCTACTCGTGGACTGTGCCAGCTATTGGCGAGACATACTGAAACTAGTGGACGTTAGCATGTCCAAGATGGACATGGCGAACTGTCGCGAATCGGCTGTAGTGCAAGAGGGCATGATCGGGGATTCGCTTCGCACGGTTTTCATAGAGTTCAATCTGGCCTTCCTGATCGATACGCCTCTGGAAATGGTGCGTATGTGGTTGGCCCGGCCTGCTATGATGCACTCGCTCGTGGTAAATCTCGTGTTCGACCACTCGGAGAACGTGATTCTCGTGATGAAAACGCTGCAGCAGTACGTGCTCGGTAATGCGGATATCGATAAGTACAACTACCGCACCGCGTTTACACCGGATATCCTTAAGGGGCTCGTCAACGTGTACGAATGGGTGGGACCGGAAAAGCAAGCAACCAGCGAGCGGGCGAAGCTGGCCGTCCTTAACGCAACGGAGGAGTTCGTGTATCCACTGCTCACGTCCCGACGGTGTTTTCTGGtaccgaaatcgatcgatctcgaGCGAGCCAGCCCACGCTACCGGCAGTTATTGCAGGGACTAAAGCACACCCAGTTAAGCGAACACCAGCGTAAACTAGCAATCGGTATGCTTAAGATGTGCCCCGAGGTGTTACCGGCGGCATTGGACATGTACGGTGCGCTGTTGAAATTCCCGGCCCCTGAAAATCGAGAACTTGTGAAGcagatgctgttgctgcacaAACCAGCCGAGATGATTGCGGCATTGGAACCGGGTGTGTCGGCCAAGGCGCTCTCTTCGTTTGTCGTTAAGGGCACGCTTCCGCGCACAGTACTCAACCACATCAGGGACGCACTGGAGACGCGAAAGGAAAGCATTCCCTACTGCTTTGAGTTTCTCGTCCTGATGGTGACACGCTGCGAAGAGTACATACAGGAAATTGAACGCTGCCGAACGTTGGACCAGTTCGGGTTGAAAAAGGTTAAAGTGGATGCGATCAACCACATTCTGGCGGTGTTTCCACCCGTCGATCGTATCATGGCGGCGATGACGTCCCATCGGATGGACCGAGATACGTTTCGTCCGGAAGTTGCACTTGAGCAAGCGATGGACATTCTCCTGGTGTGCATTCGTTGCTTCCCGGCGTACATCGAGTCGTCCTCGTTCATCACCACGTACCGGGACATACTGCAACCGACGTACCGTTCGGCAACAGTCGAGCATTTTTTCCTGTCCTACGAGTTTAAAGCCATCAAGGTGGTGATCGCACTGGAACCGCAGAGTGTCTCATTCGAATCGCCTTTGTTTCCATCCGTACTGAAGCTCCTCACCAAGGTGTACCTCAACGGACAGGCTTCGATGAAGCGGGACGCGACCGACCAACTTCTGGCGCTGTTCCGCAATACCGCTCTGTTCGATAATCGCGGCACGGAGATCGAGTTCTGGTTCCAGGCGATGAACGACATCGATCCGGAGACTGTATCGGACCTAGTTCAGTACCTTGCGCAGCAAGTTGCCCTGGCGGCGCAAAGCGTAAGCCATAAAACATCCTCCAAAGGCACCACCCACAATCACACACTCATCGATGAGGCGTTCGAGGTTGAAACAACCGAACGCCAGTACGATCTCGAGGAACTGTTTGCACGGGTCGAACAGGACGCTGACGAGGCCACCGATGGATCTGCTACGGTATACGACGCACAGGTGCAGCTCCCCGTGACGGACAACTTTTTTGTGTACATGTTCGGGAGCAATACCATCAGACCGAAGCACTTCCAGCGTTACTTCGATGGAGTGGCATTGCGCTACCTTCACTATCTGCCCCATCCGGAGATCGTAGCGAGGGCCCTAAATGCGAGCGCAGGCGATATTGGGAAAAAGCTATCCGCCTCGATCAAGATTGTGGAATACACACGCGAATGGCTGGCGGGCAACGAATGCTCTCTCGGTGAGCCCGAACAGTGGAAACAGTTCTGCAAGCTGAGCGATTCGTTCGTAGCGAAAGATCGATCGTTCATCCTCGACGAGAAGACGATGAAATGTTGGAAAAACACCCGCAGCGTGCTGTTGAACCTTTTCCATCAGACACTGTTCTTTCTGAGCCGATTGGTGGTATCCTGCAAACTAACACCGGCGCACCTGGAGCTGGCAACGCACTACACCCATCTCTTTCTCGAGCACCTGCTCAAGAAGAACGTTCTCACGGAACGGGAAGTTGACGAGCTGTTGGCGGGTATTTTCCTGCAACGGCCGGTGCTTTTCCAGCACTTCACGCTTGTCGCGCAGGAGGACGACCCGATCCGTCGGCTCGTGACGGAGTTTGTGTGCGGGTTGATGCAGAAATTGCATCATCTGCCACGTTTCGATCGCTACACGGCGCTCTACTCGAACAAAATCGTCACCGAGCTCATGCGCGTTTCACTGGATGCCACCAAGGCGCAGCTAGATGGCGTGCTGACGGAAAAACTACTAGGGATCTTTAAGCTAAACGAACGCAACTGTGTGACGCTGCTGCGGCATTACGCTCAGCTTCCCGTGGGCGCCTTCGTGAACGGAAATCACCATACGTGCCACTTCAGTCAGCTTTGTTTCGCGCTCAATCAGCTGGGCGCGAAGAGTCGCCAGCGAAAGGAACACATCCTGCCGGAGGACACGGTGCGTGGGCTAGTGCGGATCTACATGGAGTGTGGTCGGTTGGAAGGTGGTAGCGAAGCGGTTGAACTTGAGCAGCTTGAGAGTGCCCTACACGCTTATTTAAGCACGTTCACGCACAGCATCGCATACGTGGATCCGGCTCTGATGCGTGGTTTCCTTGACAACAGCCGGCGAATTGGGAAACCACTGGTGAAGCTTGCGTGTTTTCTCCTCGCGCGAAGTGTACATTTTCAAGAGCCCTTCCTGGAGGTCGTGGGAGATCAAGCCGCCAAGAAGGAGCTAGTGTTTCCGCTGCTTAATGTGGCCTTCCGGCAAGGGATCCTGACGGAGGCGATGCTTGAAGACGACCATGGCAAGCAGTTACTCATGCAGCTGTACAAGGAGTTTAAGGGACCGATTCTAAAAATGCTCGAAAAACCCAACAAAGCGGCCGTCATCTACCGGGAAAACGCACTGGCCAGCCAGATGCTTGTGCGCCTTTGTATGCCACGCAACGAGTGCGTGGATTTCGCGCGGAAAAAGCTCCGCATTGAAGCCGTCGAGTCGTTCCAGTTGAAGGCGCTGATGGAAATTTATGGCGTGGCGATGAAGACACTAGAAGACGGTGACGTCGCTTCCCAGCAGACTGTATACTGCAACGGGTTCGCTGTATTGCTGCAGTGCTTCGAAGTGATGTTCAAATCAATCTCGTCAGCGCAATACCTGCTCCAACAGGGTGCACATTTGCATCGGCTAAACGAACTAGTGCTCGCGATGTACCGTTGGACAAAGCAACTCCCACGAAAGCAAGGAGACTCGATGTCCTTCACGTCCGTCACGGGTAGCGCGTCGTGGAACACCTTCTGCAAGACTTGCCTGAAGTTCGGTATCGATACACCGCGCACCTCGGAACACGAACGTCGCTACGACGAAAGGTTGCACGTGTTGCCAAAGTTGATGGCCGTCCTGGTGGGCATGTTCTACACCGACAACACTCCCGAGCAAACCGACATCGAGCGGTACTACGATTGGGCACTGACGCATTCCAACTTTATGCGGGTGTTCCTGCTGCAGCATCAGTACAAACCGAAAACCGCGCTCGTGCAGTTGATGTACGTACTGGCATGCAAGAATCCGACCGTCGCGAACAACAAACACGTGCCGTTGCTACTTGGCGCGTACGGAGCCACACTGAGCGATGCCAACCGGTATCTGTTGGCACTGTTGCAGCATTACGAACGCTCCGGGGTGCAAATGCACGAATTTCGCCCGTTTTTGTGGGGTGAAACGGCCATTAAACACTTCTCCCTCGAAGCGGGTGTCAATGGAGGCGAAGAACCAGGCGGCGAAGCTGGTGGAGCTCGTCCCGCGAGTGGGCGAACTTCTTTCCGTACCAACCTCGCGGAGGTGTTTTATCTGCTGTCGGCGGATAAAGTCACCAACACGATCGAGCAGTATCCGGTGTGGCGGAAGCTGGACGCATGCGCTCAACTGCCGGCGATAAACTTTGACGAGCTTTCGGAACAGGAACAGGACGGATTGAAGGTTGCCTATCAACCCACCAGCCAGGTGGAGCGGTTCGTTGAGCATTCGCTTCACAAAAAGCATCGCGCTTCGCACGAGTTGCTTGAAATGCACGATATCCGAGCGGAGATGGGCTCGAGGACGTACGATCCTGCATTTCTGGTACCGATGCTGAACTATCTCTACTCGAATGAACACGCCAACATGCTGAACCACGGCATCCGGATGGGATTACTTGCGCTACCGTTCGTGTGTCTCTCGAGCACGGACGAACAGATGCAACTGGCCGCAGGAAGCGTGATCGTTCGCATCCAATCGCAACTGGAGCTAACGAATCGGTTCATCGATTCGAAATTTTGGTTGCATCTGTTCGCCACCGTACAGCGTGGGTTTGAAGCGATCCACGCGTCCAATGTGAAACGCGCAAGCAATAAGCAGTCCCGTCCACCGAGAGTACCCTTCCTGTCCATGATCTTCATCGCCGAAACGATCAAGGTGCTACCGAACGTGCTGAGCAAACTGCACGGGCCGATGACGCGTCACGTGCTCAGGCAGAAAGTGTACAACTTCCGGATGGTGCCAAACTTCCTGCCACTgttcaacagcaacatcgTGGAGAACAACGTGCACCGTATGTTCATGATTCGAACGCTCTGTCTTGGTGTAAAGTCGCACAAGGACTTTGCGGTGTTGCGCGCTTCGCCGATCATCAACGTCATGATGGGCTTCCATGGATCGCCGTTGTCGAACCGGGAGCTGGATCAGGGCATCCTTAAACTGATAGCGGCGATGGTCCAGATCCCAAAGTCTTGCCAGTTCCTGGTGGATTCGCTCGGGTTTCTCGGCTGGCTTGGGGGTCGAATCGATGCGACGGAAAGCTTTCACTTCGACACGATCGAATCGTTGGTAGGGCTGCTCAGTAGCAGCTGGTACTCGATGCAGTTGTTGGCTGGTTGTAAAATTGCTCAATCCTCGACGCAAAAGTCTCATGCGCGCGCGTCAGTATTCTTCCAGCGAAGCGTGCTCATACTAACCCTCAAATTCCTACCACTGCTGTCGACACGCAGTTCGAGTAGCACGTTGATACGATTGCTCAATCTGCTCGATAAAACGACCTCTCCACGGCACGGATATCAGCATTTAATGTCGATCGTGAGTACGGaagtgctgcagcagctgatgGACTACTTCGAGAATCTGTTCAGCGAGCACATGTGGTGCGTGAGATACGTGCGACAATGTGGAGCGAGCGGTTCTGACGATGATGCGACGGTGGGTAAGACGTTGCAGGATTCGGGACTCGACCAAACGAGCATCCTTATCGTGCTCGCGTTGAGACGGTTCGTCATCCGGTGGTGCGTTCTGCAAAAAGAAAGCCCCAATGCGGCTGTGGAAGATGAAGAGCAACATGTGGAACAGGAGAAGGATCAATTGGATGGTGACTCGAGTTCGGGTGACGAGGAGGACGAAGATGTCGCGGATGAGATCGATGACGATGAGGCGACATAA
- the LOC128731453 gene encoding uncharacterized protein LOC128731453, whose amino-acid sequence MCTLATSSVTTAPGLMGLDAIQPRQGSTESASGDSDSGGGGLYGSSVGSALQWYYQANFDAHSSDSLQSSKLFSSGYWGGSEPFVGSTLAAEVASSGLERTRDECDSSPFADDLAELCDQFDNLGLFVLNGRVSTSLLEADHHQPGYGRCAALGTSLKGLNFSRGCSPVHQQQHHHQHHSKQQQQQQQMAHQQHHHPLPLTRQPAFHHHHHHHHLPHGQQVGLPVTSQHYQPAFGTHQPLPLHSASTELLQNANLKYSKVPPANYLCHLCFKKGHYIRDCPQARPKAEGKTPYQGKKRCFGEYKCPKCKRKWMSGNSWANHGQECIKCHINVYPHKQRPLEKPDGLDVSDQSKVHPQMLCEKCKTLGYYCRRIQ is encoded by the exons ATGTGTACGCTCGCCACGTCATCCGTGACGACAGCACCGGGACTGATGGGGCTGGACGCGATCCAACCGAGGCAGGGCAGCACGGAGAGTGCGAGCGGTGACTCGGACAGTGGCGGTGGAGGATTGTACGGTTCGTCCGTCGGATCGGCCCTGCAGTGGTACTATCAGGCGAACTTCGATGCACATTCGAGCGATTCCTTGCAG AGCTCGAAGCTGTTCTCCTCAGGATACTGGGGCGGATCGGAGCCATTCGTTGGATCGACGCTGGCTGCGGAGGTCGCTTCCAGTGGGCTTGAGCGCACAAGGGACGAGTGCGATTCTTCACCGTTTGCGGATGATCTCGCGGAGTTGTGCGATCAGTTCGATAATCTCGGTTTGTTCGTTTTAAACGGACGCGTGTCAACGAGCCTGCTGGAAGCCGATCATCACCAGCCAGGATACGGACGCTGTGCTGCCCTTGGTACGTCCTTAAAAGGGCTCAACTTTAGTAGAGGTTGTTCACCGgttcatcagcaacagcatcatcaccagcaccatagcaaacagcagcagcagcagcagcagatggcgcatcaacagcaccaccatccATTGCCACTGACGAGACAGCCTGCcttccatcatcaccatcatcatcatcatcttccgcACGGTCAGCAGGTGGGACTTCCCGTGACTAGTCAGCATTATCAACCGGCGTTTGGGACGCATCAACCGTTGCCATTGCATAGCGCTTCCACGGAGTTGTTGCAGAACGCGAACCTCAAGTACAGCAAAGTGCCTCCCGCGAACTACTTGTGCCATTTGTGCTTCAAGAAGGGCCACTACATTCGAGATTGTCCTCAG GCTCGCCCgaaagcggaaggaaaaacgccgtACCAGGGCAAGAAGCGCTGCTTCGGTGAATACAAGTGCCCCAAGTGCAAGCGGAAGTGGATGTCCGGAAACTCGTGGGCTAACCATGGTCAGGAGTGCATCAAGTGCCACATCAACGTTTACCCGCACAAACAG CGTCCGTTGGAGAAACCAGATGGACTAGACGTGTCCGATCAGTCGAAGGTACACCCACAGATGTTGTGCGAGAAGTGCAAGACGCTGGGGTACTACTGTCGAAGGATCCAGTAG
- the LOC128731452 gene encoding trehalase, whose amino-acid sequence MLQTRLPVGKRRSGHVGPVVVILLCCLLGIPATVRGAALVAKDVSYIVDNRQSEETPPSCPSEIYCHGDLLRTVQMSEIFPDSKTFVDMKMRKSPNETLDSYHVFMSTHNNNPSKANVQEWVEANFEKPGAEFENWTPEDWKETPKFLERIKDGDLRQFASKLNHIWHELGRKMTSDVALNPDQYSIIHVDNPVIVPGGRFREFYYWDSYWIVKGLLLSEMYSTTKGMLENFLSIIQRFGFIPNGGRIYYSMRSQPPLLCGMVKAYVDATNDTKFAMDNVMTLEREFLFFMNNYMTEVNEYQLATYGYKSSGPRPESYREDILSASIFEREDDKQDYYCELKAAAESGMDFSSRWFIKDGTNSGNLTDLKCRSIVAVELNAILYWNARIIAEFYGYRNDISSISKKEEYLAKAEELKKAINAVLWDEQEGVWLDYDLINKKLRKYFTPTNLSPLWVGCYDQKDTNLPKRILAYIDRLQLDRYPGGVPNTLQNTNEQWDFPNVWAPMQHMLVMGLDSLDNAEAKEMAFRWAQRWVRGNYIAYNSTNAMFEKYDAQELGGHGGGGEYDVQTGFGWTNGAAMDLMNKYADRMTTVGGEYEEKPEDNGALVAYSVNTGIIATIIAFFVGVFG is encoded by the exons ATGTTACAAACGCGACTACCGGTGGGTAAGCGAAGATCCGGCCATGTTGGTCCCGTCGTAGTGATCTTATTATGTTGCCTACTCGGCATTCCTGCCACCGTCCGAGGAGCTGCCCTCGTGGCAAAGGATGTCTCGTACATTGTAGACAACCGTCAGTCGGAAGAAACCCCACCTTCCTGTCCGAG CGAAATCTACTGCCATGGGGATCTGTTGCGGACGGTGCAGATGAGCGAGATTTTCCCGGACTCGAAAACGTTCGTTGACATGAAGATGCGCAAGTCACCGAACGAGACGCTCGATTCCTATCATGTGTTCATGAGCacgcacaacaacaacccCTCGAAGGCGAATGTGCAGGAATGGGTCGAGGCGAACTTCGAGAAACCGGGCGCCGAATTCGAGAACTGGACGCCCGAGGACTGGAAAGAAACCCCAAAGTTTCTCGAACGCATCAAGGATGGCGATCTGCGCCAGTTCGCTAGCAAGCTTAACCATATTTGGCACGAGCTTGGTCGTAAGATGACATCAGATGTTGCG CTCAATCCGGATCAGTACTCGATCATTCACGTGGACAATCCAGTGATCGTTCCGGGTGGTCGGTTCCGCGAGTTCTACTACTGGGACTCGTACTGGATCGTGAAGGGCCTGCTGCTGTCCGAGATGTACTCGACCACCAAGGGCATGTTGGAAAACTTCCTGTCGATCATCCAGCGATTCGGTTTCATCCCGAACGGTGGCCGCATCTACTACAGCATGCGTTCGCAACCGCCACTACTATGCGGCATGGTGAAGGCGTACGTCGATGCGACCAATGACACCAAGTTCGCGATGGACAATGTGATGACACTCGAGCGCGAGTTCCTGTTCTTCATGAACAACTACATGACGGAGGTGAACGAGTATCAGCTGGCAACGTACGGCTACAAGTCGAGTGGTCCCCGACCGGAATCCTACCGCGAGGACATCCTGAGTGCTTCCATTTTCGAGCGGGAAGATGACAAGCAGGACTACTACTGCGAGCTAAAGGCGGCAGCTGAGAGCGGTATGGACTTCTCGAGCCGGTGGTTCATCAAGGACGGTACGAATTCGGGCAACCTAACCGACCTGAAGTGCCGTTCGATCGTGGCCGTCGAGCTGAATGCGATCCTCTACTGGAACGCTCGCATCATCGCCGAATTCTACGGCTATCGTAACGACATCAGTTCGATCAGCAAAAAGGAGGAATATCTCGCCAAGGCGGAGGAGCTGAAAAAGGCAATCAATGCGGTGCTCTGGGACGAGCAGGAGGGCGTCTGGCTTGACTACGATCTGATCAACAAGAAGCTGCGCAAGTACTTTACGCCCACGAACCTTTCCCCgctgtgggtgggttgttACGATCAGAAGGACACGAACCTGCCGAAACGCATCCTTGCGTATATCGACCGGTTGCAGCTTGATCGCTACCCGGGTGGTGTCCCAAATACGCTCCAGAACACCAACGAACAGTGGGATTTCCCGAACGTGTGGGCTCCGATGCAGCATATGCTCGTTATGGGGCTGGACTCGCTGGACAATGCTGAAGCGAAGGAGATGGCCTTCCGTTGGGCGCAACGTTGGGTCCGTGGTAATTACATCGCGTACAACAGCACGAACGCAATGTTCGAAAAG TATGACGCACAAGAACTGGGAGGACACGGCGGTGGCGGTGAGTACGACGTGCAGACTGGCTTCGGATGGACGAATGGTGCCGCGATGGATCTGATGAACAAGTACGCCGACAGAATGACGACAG TTGGTGGCGAATATGAGGAAAAACCGGAGGATAACGGTGCGCTGGTAGCATACTCCGTCAACACCGGCATCATTGCCACGATCATAGCATTCTTCGTTGGCGTCTTTGGGTGA